A stretch of DNA from Candidatus Pseudomonas phytovorans:
CCGGTCAACGAAGGAAAAGACATAGGCCACCATGCACAGGATGACCACGTACCACTCGTAGATATAGCGCTTCTCGCGCTGGTTTGTAGGTTGCGCTTGGTTGAGATTCGTCATGCTCGCACGTTCCTGATGAGGGACAGCCTGGAAAGGGGTTAACAAGGCAGTGACCTGTCAGCAACAGGCGAGCGCACGCTCGGCGAAGTCAGGCATGACCAAAGACCTTTATTTTTATTTGAATGGTGGTATGGCGGTTGTAGCGTTTGCCGGGATGACCCCATCGTGGCTCGCCGGCGATGGCTGGGCGCAGTTCAGCGGCCTTCCAGCCGGGTAGCCGCGACCCTTAATTTACTTGATTTTTCCAGCATCTCGCGAGTGCCTCGAGGCCGTCCAATATCAAATGGGTCTGCGACCATACTCATGAGGTCTGATGCAGTTGCCTGTCGCAATTGCCTGTCAAAGCTTCGGCAATGTCACCGCTGCGTCGACGGCGCCCTGCTTGCTTACCTGCTGCGACAGCAGCACGGCAGCGCCATACAGCACCAGCACAGAGACCGAGCAGCTACCGGAGAACAGCAGCACTGCCGTGTATCCGTAGGTTTCGATAAGCAAGCCGCCAACGGCCGGGCCTACTGCCGCGCCCACAGAGAGGCACAATGCCCCCAGCGCCACCAGCCTCCCCGACAGGTCGTACTCAGCCATTACGCCGAAGGTATAGGCCAGCACGAAGCTTATCGAGAACAGGAAACACATCACCCCCGCTACATAGGTGGTGAGCGAGGTGAACTGTGCCAGCAGGACCAAGCCTGCCACCTCAGCCGCGATGATCACTGCCACCGGCAGGAAGCGGCCGGCTTTGATGCCGATGGACGAAGCGATGAAACCGCCACCGGCGTTGATGATGAAGCCCACCGCCAGCACCGTGCCGATGGTGTCGGAAGACAAACCGCTCTTCTTGCCCATCAATTCGAGAAAGGCCCACACCGACATGATGCCGGTGAGAAACACCAGGCTGGCGAGCAAACTCAGCCAGGCGATGCTGCGGCTCTCACGGCACACGACCTGCGCTTGGCCAGCGTGTGCATGCCCCCGCGCACTGCGCCGCGGCACCCACGGCAACGGTGCAATACCCATTACCAACAGGCTGATTACCAAGGTGACCAGCATGCCCTGGAAGCCCCAATGTGGCGCCACCGCCACCGGCAGCACGATCAACAGCAAGGCCCCGGGCACGGTTTCCATGCCCAGCTTGAAACCGAATGCCCGCTCGGGTTGCCCACTGTCACCGAAGATGGTCATTGCCAGGGCATACAGCGCCCCGGTGCCGGCGCCGGCCAAGGCCATCAACAGCATTAGCGTGTCGTATGCGGGGTTGGCCAGCATGCCCACCAGCGCCACGGCCACCAGCAGTGAAGACAGCAAAGAAATCACCCGCCAGCTCAGGCGCTGAACCCACAGCACCGAGGCCAGGCCGAACACCCCGAAACCGAGGTTCATGGCCATGGCCAGGGTGCCCAGTTGCTGCTCACCATAGCCGAACTGCTCAGCCAGGGCGCCGAAAAGTACCGGCAGTACATTGAGCAGCAGCGCTCCGCCAGCTGAAACCAGGCCTGCGCAGATATACACGGATGTCTTGTCAATCGGATTGGCTGTTTTTGTTTTCATGGATCGATCCTGGATTGAATGTAAAGGCTACAGCTGTTTGACGCGACTCTCCGTGTCGCAAGTGGCTCAGCAGCGCGCTCGCTGCGTGAATGGCTGTCTGTCTTTGAGTCCAGTTTGATACTCCTGATTGCGCGCGGCATGTTCAGCCTTGCCGGACTTTTGGTGATGGCTGCCATGCGCTCCCCTCGCCACATTGCGCCAAAAAGCTCATAACGCCGCGTTGAACGCAATCAAGCATTACGCCTGAAGTCCCCTCGCATTCGTGACCAATCCGGGATAGCCGCGCGCCTCGACGCATTCCTAAAATCAGCACCGTCGGCAGCAGCCTTCGCTGCAGGCGCTTTTCCCATGCCTTCGAGACAAGCCATGACCACAACTACAAGAATCGACTTTCTCTACCTGTCTGAGCAGGACATGATCCGTGCTGGCGTTACCGACATGCTGGCCTGCGTGAATACCATGGAGCAGATGTTTGCGCTGCTCCACCACGGCGACTACCGCATGGCCGGGCCCAACAGCGACTCCCACGGTGCGATGATCACCTTTCCCAAGGATTCGCCCTTCCCGAACATGCCTAAGCCCACGGCCGACCGCCGCATGATGGCGATGCCTGCTTATCTGGGCGGCGACTTCTGCACCGCCGGGGTCAAGTGGTATGGCTCCAATATCGCCAACCGCGACAAGGGCCTGCCGCGCTCGATCCTGATGTTCACCCTCAATGACCCTGACACCGGCGCCC
This window harbors:
- a CDS encoding MFS transporter, whose product is MKTKTANPIDKTSVYICAGLVSAGGALLLNVLPVLFGALAEQFGYGEQQLGTLAMAMNLGFGVFGLASVLWVQRLSWRVISLLSSLLVAVALVGMLANPAYDTLMLLMALAGAGTGALYALAMTIFGDSGQPERAFGFKLGMETVPGALLLIVLPVAVAPHWGFQGMLVTLVISLLVMGIAPLPWVPRRSARGHAHAGQAQVVCRESRSIAWLSLLASLVFLTGIMSVWAFLELMGKKSGLSSDTIGTVLAVGFIINAGGGFIASSIGIKAGRFLPVAVIIAAEVAGLVLLAQFTSLTTYVAGVMCFLFSISFVLAYTFGVMAEYDLSGRLVALGALCLSVGAAVGPAVGGLLIETYGYTAVLLFSGSCSVSVLVLYGAAVLLSQQVSKQGAVDAAVTLPKL